A DNA window from Mastomys coucha isolate ucsf_1 unplaced genomic scaffold, UCSF_Mcou_1 pScaffold21, whole genome shotgun sequence contains the following coding sequences:
- the Mylpf gene encoding myosin regulatory light chain 2, skeletal muscle isoform, translating into MAPKKAKRRAGAEGSSNVFSMFDQTQIQEFKEAFTVIDQNRDGIIDKEDLRDTFAAMGRLNVKNEELDAMMKEASGPINFTVFLTMFGEKLKGADPEDVITGAFKVLDPEGKGTIKKQFLEELLTTQCDRFSQEEIKNMWAAFPPDVGGNVDYKNICYVITHGDAKDQE; encoded by the exons ATG GCACCCAAGAAGGCCAAGAGAAGGGCAGGAGCAGAAGGGAGCTCCAATGTCTTCTCCATGTTTGACCAGACTCAGATCCAGGAGTTCAAGGAG GCATTCACTGTAATTGATCAGAACAGGGATGGCATTATCGACAAGGAGGACCTTCGGGACACCTTTGCGGCCATGG GCCGTCTCAATGTGAAGAATGAGGAACTCGACGCTATGATGAAGGAAGCCAGTGGGCCCATCAACTTCACTGTCTTCCTGACCATGTTTGGGGAAAAGCTTAAAG GTGCGGACCCTGAGGATGTGATCACGGGAGCCTTCAAGGTCCTGGACCCAGAAGGGAAGGGCACCATCAAAAAGCAGTT CTTGGAGGAGCTGCTTACCACGCAGTGTGACCGATTTTCCCAGGAGGAG ATCAAGAACATGTGGGCAGCCTTCCCCCCAGATGTGGGCGGCAACGTGGACTACAAGAACATCTGCTATGTCATCACACACGGTGACGCTAAGGACCAGGAGTAG
- the Septin1 gene encoding septin-1 isoform X1 codes for MDKEYVGFAALPNQLHRKSVKKGFDFTLMVAGESGLGKSTLINSLFLTNLYEDRQMPDASARTTQTLTIERRGVEIEEGGIKVKLTLVDTPGFGDSVDCSDCWLPVVRFIEEQFEQYLRDESGLNRKNIQDSRVHCCLYFISPFGRGLRPLDVAFLRAVHEKVNIIPVIGKADALMPRETQVLKQKIRDQLKEEEINIYQFPECDSDEDEEFKKQNEEMKENIPFAVVGSCEVVRDGTRPVRGRRYSWGTVEVENPHHCDFLNLRRMLVQTHLQDLKEVTHDLLYEGYRARCLQSLARPGARDRASRSKLSRQSATEIPLPMLPLADTEKLIREKDEELRRMQEMLEKMQAQMQQSQAQGEQSDAL; via the exons ATG GACAAGGAATATGTGGGCTTTGCTGCCCTGCCCAACCAGCTGCATCGCAAGTCTGTCAAAAAGGGGTTTGACTTCACACTCATGGTGGCAG GGGAGTCAGGCCTGGGGAAATCCACCCTCATCAACAGCTTGTTCCTCACCAACCTCTATGAGGATCGGCAGATGCCAGATGCCAGTG CTCGCACCACACAAACTCTGACCATTGAGCGACGGGGCGTGGAGATTGAGGAGGGAGGTATCAAGGTGAAGTTGACCTTGGTGGACACGCCTGGCTTCGGGGACTCTGTGGACTGCTCAGACtg CTGGCTGCCTGTGGTTCGCTTCATTGAGGAGCAGTTTGAGCAGTACCTCAGGGATGAGAGTGGCTTGAACAGGAAGAACATCCAGGATTCTAGAGTCCACTGCTGCCTCTACTTCATCTCACCCTTTGGCCGAGG ACTCCGGCCCCTAGATGTGGCTTTCCTCCGGGCAGTGCATGAGAAAGTCAATATCATCCCGGTTATCGGCAAAGCAGATGCCCTGATGCCCAgggaaactcaggtcctcaagcagAAG ATCCGAGACCAGTTGAAAGAGGAGGAGATCAACATCTATCAGTTCCCAGAGTGTGACTCTGATGAGGACGAAGAATTCAAGAAgcagaatgaagaaatgaag GAAAACATCCCTTTCGCAGTCGTTGGGTCTTGTGAGGTGGTGAGGGATGGAACCCGACCAGTGAGGGGACGCCGCTACTCTTGGGGTACCGTGGAGG TGGAAAACCCACATCACTGCGATTTCCTGAACCTGAGGCGGATGTTAGTGCAGACCCACCTTCAGGACTTGAAAGAGGTGACCCACGATCTGCTCTACGAGGGCTACCGAGCACGCTGCCTACAGAGTCTGGCTCGACCTGGGGCCCGGGATCGAGCCAGCCGCAG CAAGCTTTCCCGGCAGAGTGCCACAGAGATCCCGCTCCCCATGCTGCCTCTGGCCGACACTGAGAAGTTGATTCGCGAGAAGGACGAAGAG CTGCGCCGCATGCAAGAAATGCTGGAGAAGATGCAAGCCCAGATGCAACAGAGCCAGGCTCAGGGCGAGCAGTCAGACGCGCTGTGA
- the Septin1 gene encoding septin-1 isoform X2, with protein MVAGESGLGKSTLINSLFLTNLYEDRQMPDASARTTQTLTIERRGVEIEEGGIKVKLTLVDTPGFGDSVDCSDCWLPVVRFIEEQFEQYLRDESGLNRKNIQDSRVHCCLYFISPFGRGLRPLDVAFLRAVHEKVNIIPVIGKADALMPRETQVLKQKIRDQLKEEEINIYQFPECDSDEDEEFKKQNEEMKENIPFAVVGSCEVVRDGTRPVRGRRYSWGTVEVENPHHCDFLNLRRMLVQTHLQDLKEVTHDLLYEGYRARCLQSLARPGARDRASRSKLSRQSATEIPLPMLPLADTEKLIREKDEELRRMQEMLEKMQAQMQQSQAQGEQSDAL; from the exons ATGGTGGCAG GGGAGTCAGGCCTGGGGAAATCCACCCTCATCAACAGCTTGTTCCTCACCAACCTCTATGAGGATCGGCAGATGCCAGATGCCAGTG CTCGCACCACACAAACTCTGACCATTGAGCGACGGGGCGTGGAGATTGAGGAGGGAGGTATCAAGGTGAAGTTGACCTTGGTGGACACGCCTGGCTTCGGGGACTCTGTGGACTGCTCAGACtg CTGGCTGCCTGTGGTTCGCTTCATTGAGGAGCAGTTTGAGCAGTACCTCAGGGATGAGAGTGGCTTGAACAGGAAGAACATCCAGGATTCTAGAGTCCACTGCTGCCTCTACTTCATCTCACCCTTTGGCCGAGG ACTCCGGCCCCTAGATGTGGCTTTCCTCCGGGCAGTGCATGAGAAAGTCAATATCATCCCGGTTATCGGCAAAGCAGATGCCCTGATGCCCAgggaaactcaggtcctcaagcagAAG ATCCGAGACCAGTTGAAAGAGGAGGAGATCAACATCTATCAGTTCCCAGAGTGTGACTCTGATGAGGACGAAGAATTCAAGAAgcagaatgaagaaatgaag GAAAACATCCCTTTCGCAGTCGTTGGGTCTTGTGAGGTGGTGAGGGATGGAACCCGACCAGTGAGGGGACGCCGCTACTCTTGGGGTACCGTGGAGG TGGAAAACCCACATCACTGCGATTTCCTGAACCTGAGGCGGATGTTAGTGCAGACCCACCTTCAGGACTTGAAAGAGGTGACCCACGATCTGCTCTACGAGGGCTACCGAGCACGCTGCCTACAGAGTCTGGCTCGACCTGGGGCCCGGGATCGAGCCAGCCGCAG CAAGCTTTCCCGGCAGAGTGCCACAGAGATCCCGCTCCCCATGCTGCCTCTGGCCGACACTGAGAAGTTGATTCGCGAGAAGGACGAAGAG CTGCGCCGCATGCAAGAAATGCTGGAGAAGATGCAAGCCCAGATGCAACAGAGCCAGGCTCAGGGCGAGCAGTCAGACGCGCTGTGA